The Methylomicrobium lacus LW14 genome window below encodes:
- a CDS encoding group II truncated hemoglobin: protein MTTLTPYAAIGGEQAILSLVDRFYFYMDTLPEAQGLRAIHQPSLASAKSKLFKFLSGWLGGPNLFIEEFGHPMLRARHLPFAIGESERDQWMLCMNKALDEMTMDPQLKTNIQNALQQLSTHMINQEPAQ, encoded by the coding sequence ATGACAACCCTCACGCCTTACGCGGCCATCGGCGGCGAACAGGCCATCCTCAGTTTGGTCGACCGATTTTACTTCTATATGGATACCCTGCCCGAGGCGCAAGGCCTACGCGCCATACATCAGCCCAGTCTTGCCTCCGCCAAGAGCAAGCTATTCAAGTTTCTGTCCGGCTGGCTGGGCGGTCCCAATTTGTTCATCGAAGAATTCGGCCACCCGATGCTGCGCGCCCGCCATTTGCCCTTCGCCATTGGCGAATCGGAGCGTGACCAGTGGATGCTGTGCATGAATAAAGCGCTGGACGAAATGACCATGGACCCGCAGCTGAAAACCAATATCCAAAATGCTTTGCAGCAACTATCCACCCACATGATTAATCAGGAGCCGGCTCAATAG
- the cyoE gene encoding heme o synthase translates to MTSLSPALAWKKYLTLCKPNVVLEMLFTAIVGMLLAVPGMPPLDTLAYSITGIALASASAAAINQFIDRKADAEMRRTENRPLPKGELNAAQVIAFAAILGVASMVLLVVKVNVLTAVLTFLSLFGYAFIYTVYLKRMTPQNIVIGGAFGATPPLLGWTAMTNEVHPYALLLMLIIFVWTPPHFWALAIARREEYAKVNIPMLPVTHGIKFTRLQILLYTLLLLIVTVLPYLTGMTGLIYLAAAVPLGLVFIYFALLMMRRKDNKTAMRTFAYSIIYLTVLFAALLLDHYLMIRP, encoded by the coding sequence ATGACGAGCCTCTCTCCGGCCCTGGCCTGGAAAAAATATCTGACCCTGTGTAAGCCGAATGTGGTCCTCGAAATGCTGTTCACCGCGATCGTCGGCATGCTGCTGGCGGTGCCCGGCATGCCGCCGCTCGACACGCTCGCTTACAGCATTACCGGCATTGCCTTGGCCTCTGCCTCGGCCGCCGCGATCAATCAGTTTATCGACCGCAAGGCCGACGCGGAGATGCGCCGCACCGAAAACCGGCCGTTGCCGAAAGGCGAGTTGAACGCCGCGCAGGTGATCGCGTTCGCCGCGATCCTCGGCGTCGCCTCGATGGTGCTGTTGGTCGTGAAGGTCAACGTGTTGACCGCCGTGCTGACCTTTCTGTCTCTGTTCGGCTACGCGTTCATCTATACCGTCTACCTGAAACGAATGACCCCGCAAAACATCGTGATCGGCGGCGCCTTCGGCGCGACCCCGCCGCTGCTCGGCTGGACCGCGATGACCAATGAGGTGCATCCCTATGCGCTGCTGCTGATGCTGATCATCTTCGTCTGGACGCCTCCGCATTTCTGGGCGCTTGCGATCGCCCGGCGCGAGGAATACGCGAAAGTTAACATCCCGATGCTGCCGGTTACGCACGGCATCAAATTCACGCGCCTGCAGATCCTGCTCTATACGCTGCTGCTGCTGATCGTGACCGTGCTGCCCTATCTGACCGGCATGACCGGCTTGATCTATCTCGCCGCGGCGGTGCCGCTGGGGCTGGTGTTCATTTATTTCGCGCTCCTGATGATGCGGCGCAAGGACAACAAGACCGCGATGCGGACCTTCGCCTATTCGATCATTTATCTCACGGTGCTGTTCGCGGCGCTGCTGCTCGATCATTACCTGATGATAAGACCATGA
- a CDS encoding M16 family metallopeptidase: MRRSVLGLFLFALSQAVWASVNIEHWQTAEGSRVFFVHAGSLPIADIVVAFDAGSARDGKRAGLAALTTGLLEEGAGTWNADQIAERFESVGANFGASISSDMASVTLRTLTDKPLFDKALDTMHVILTQPAFREADFQREKKRTLAGLKQREESPGDLADIAFSKALYGDHPYGHPDSGLIETVSPLKASDLRAFYRQYYVAANAVVVIVGDLSKEQAEQTVTTLLKDLPTGQKPAPLADVVMPAKASTQNIKFPSAQTHVLVGMPGIERKDPDFFSLYVGNHILGGSGLVSKLFDEIREKRGLAYSASSAFSPMRKKGPFVLGLQTRNDQTGEALKVLNQTLADFIAKGPTEAELTAAKKNITGGFPMRFDTNKKLANYVAMIGFYDMPLDYLDTFTQKVEEVTVASISDAFKRHIKIDLLQTVTVGNDEKTNGGK, translated from the coding sequence ATGCGTAGAAGTGTGTTGGGATTATTTTTGTTCGCGCTCAGTCAGGCCGTCTGGGCCTCGGTCAACATCGAGCATTGGCAGACGGCAGAGGGTTCCCGGGTCTTTTTCGTGCATGCGGGCAGTTTGCCGATCGCGGACATTGTGGTCGCTTTCGATGCGGGCAGTGCGCGCGACGGTAAGCGGGCAGGGCTTGCGGCGCTGACGACGGGTTTGCTGGAAGAAGGCGCAGGAACGTGGAATGCGGATCAGATCGCCGAGCGTTTCGAAAGCGTCGGCGCGAATTTCGGCGCGAGCATTTCGAGCGACATGGCCAGCGTCACGCTGCGCACGCTGACCGACAAGCCGCTGTTCGACAAGGCGCTCGACACGATGCATGTGATCTTGACTCAGCCCGCGTTCAGGGAGGCCGACTTTCAGCGCGAGAAGAAACGGACGCTGGCCGGCCTGAAACAGCGCGAGGAATCGCCCGGCGATCTGGCCGACATCGCCTTCTCGAAGGCGCTTTACGGCGATCACCCTTACGGGCATCCGGACAGCGGCCTGATCGAAACGGTCAGCCCGCTCAAAGCGAGCGACCTCCGCGCCTTTTACCGCCAGTATTACGTGGCCGCGAATGCGGTGGTCGTGATCGTCGGCGACTTGAGCAAGGAGCAGGCCGAGCAGACGGTCACGACCTTGTTGAAGGATTTGCCGACAGGGCAAAAGCCCGCGCCGCTGGCTGATGTCGTGATGCCGGCCAAGGCCAGCACTCAGAATATCAAGTTTCCTTCCGCGCAGACGCATGTATTGGTCGGCATGCCCGGCATCGAGCGCAAGGATCCGGATTTTTTCAGCCTCTATGTCGGCAATCACATCCTCGGCGGCAGCGGGCTGGTGTCGAAACTGTTCGATGAAATCCGCGAGAAACGCGGCCTTGCCTACAGCGCTTCCAGCGCGTTCAGTCCGATGCGCAAAAAAGGGCCTTTCGTGCTCGGTTTGCAAACGCGCAACGACCAGACCGGCGAGGCGTTGAAGGTGCTGAATCAGACCCTGGCCGATTTTATCGCCAAAGGCCCGACCGAAGCGGAGCTGACCGCGGCGAAGAAAAACATCACCGGCGGTTTTCCGATGCGTTTCGATACGAACAAGAAACTTGCCAATTATGTCGCGATGATCGGTTTTTATGACATGCCGCTCGATTATCTGGACACCTTCACGCAGAAGGTTGAGGAAGTGACCGTGGCTTCGATCAGCGATGCGTTCAAGCGCCATATCAAGATCGATCTCTTGCAGACCGTGACGGTCGGCAACGACGAGAAAACGAACGGTGGCAAATAA
- a CDS encoding glycosyl transferase family protein, producing the protein MNFSHHLQTSELEHPFAEFIRILGKGKHGSRPLTQEEAYQAMRMILADEVLPIQLGAFLMLMRVKEETPEELAGFVQAARESFAAGDRQDLADLDWSTYAGKRRHLPWYLLSALLLAENGVRVLMHGAKGPAAGRLYTEDMLGFLGLSAATSIAEAKQQLQERSFSYLSLEHFCPKLHEIIGLRPILGLRSPVHTLVRLLNPFNADYSIQGIFHPGYRPVHQLAAQLLKQPHAAVLKGEGGETERNPDMDCLVQSVHHGELSDEDWPALFAKRHVKPEALDAGQLAKVWRGETIDEFAEASVIGTAAVALKLLGKADSQEAAQQLATAYWHHRDKGRFSKASA; encoded by the coding sequence ATGAATTTCTCTCACCATTTACAAACTTCCGAACTCGAGCATCCGTTTGCAGAATTCATCCGGATTCTCGGCAAGGGCAAACACGGCTCGCGCCCGTTGACCCAGGAAGAAGCCTATCAGGCGATGCGGATGATCCTGGCGGACGAAGTGCTGCCGATCCAGTTGGGCGCGTTTTTGATGCTGATGCGGGTGAAGGAGGAAACGCCGGAAGAACTGGCAGGTTTCGTACAGGCCGCGCGCGAATCGTTTGCCGCCGGCGATAGACAAGACCTGGCCGACCTGGACTGGTCGACCTACGCCGGCAAACGCCGGCATCTACCCTGGTATTTGCTGTCGGCGCTCCTGCTCGCCGAAAATGGCGTCAGGGTGCTGATGCACGGCGCGAAAGGGCCTGCCGCCGGGCGGCTTTACACCGAAGACATGCTCGGATTTCTGGGGCTGTCCGCGGCGACCTCGATTGCCGAGGCAAAGCAGCAACTCCAGGAGCGCTCGTTCAGCTATCTGTCGCTGGAGCATTTTTGCCCGAAACTGCACGAGATCATCGGATTGCGCCCTATCCTGGGCCTGCGCTCGCCGGTGCATACCCTGGTGCGCCTGTTGAACCCGTTCAACGCCGACTACAGCATCCAGGGCATCTTCCACCCCGGCTACCGGCCGGTGCATCAACTCGCCGCGCAGCTGTTAAAGCAGCCGCATGCGGCGGTGCTGAAAGGCGAAGGCGGCGAAACCGAACGCAACCCGGACATGGATTGCCTGGTGCAAAGCGTGCATCACGGCGAACTCTCCGACGAAGACTGGCCGGCCTTGTTTGCGAAGCGCCATGTCAAACCGGAAGCACTGGACGCCGGCCAATTGGCTAAAGTCTGGCGCGGCGAAACGATCGACGAATTCGCCGAAGCGTCGGTGATCGGCACGGCCGCGGTCGCGCTGAAGCTGCTCGGCAAGGCCGATAGCCAGGAAGCCGCCCAGCAACTGGCGACGGCTTATTGGCACCACCGCGACAAGGGCAGATTTTCGAAGGCAAGCGCCTGA
- a CDS encoding M16 family metallopeptidase, with translation MKKRLFCAIVLGLPVYAAATEPKVAEHQLKNGLKVLVQEDHRSPVVVSQVWYKVGSSYEPGGITGISHMLEHMMFKGTDKHKPGEFSRIIAENGGDENAFTGTDYTAYFQTMNASRLAVSFELEADRMRHLHLLPDELKKELEVVTEERRMRTEDNPQAKVGEYFSATAYTNSPYQHPVIGWPSDIANYKVEDLEAWYQRWYAPNNATLVVVGDVKTDEVFALAEKYFAELKPSEIKPIKPQTEMPQVGVRRIVVKAPAKLPYLTMGYKVPSLKSAEQEAEAYALEVLAGVLDGGNSARLSSRLVRGKQIAVGAGAGYSLTSKLSSLFELEGTPADGKKVADLEAAFKKEIEDLQKNLISKEELQRIKAQVLANQVYQRDSNFYQAMQLGMFETVGLGWPRVDEYVKKINLVTAEQVRDVAKKYLIEDHLTVAVLDPQPINEKAVNKGDK, from the coding sequence ATGAAAAAGCGATTATTTTGTGCAATAGTGCTTGGCCTGCCGGTTTATGCCGCCGCGACGGAACCGAAAGTAGCGGAACATCAACTGAAAAACGGCCTGAAAGTTTTGGTCCAGGAGGATCACCGCTCGCCGGTCGTGGTCTCGCAGGTCTGGTACAAGGTCGGTTCTAGCTATGAGCCGGGCGGCATCACCGGCATTTCGCACATGCTCGAACACATGATGTTTAAAGGCACCGACAAGCATAAGCCGGGCGAATTTTCCAGGATCATCGCCGAAAACGGCGGCGATGAAAACGCATTTACCGGCACCGATTACACCGCTTATTTTCAGACGATGAATGCGTCGAGGCTGGCGGTCAGTTTCGAGCTCGAAGCGGACCGGATGCGGCATCTGCATCTGTTACCCGACGAATTGAAAAAGGAACTGGAAGTCGTGACCGAGGAACGCCGGATGCGCACCGAAGACAATCCGCAGGCGAAGGTCGGCGAGTATTTCTCGGCGACCGCCTACACGAACAGCCCTTATCAGCATCCGGTGATCGGCTGGCCGTCGGATATTGCAAACTACAAGGTCGAAGATTTAGAGGCTTGGTACCAGCGCTGGTATGCGCCGAACAATGCGACATTGGTCGTGGTCGGCGATGTAAAGACCGATGAAGTCTTCGCGCTGGCCGAGAAATATTTCGCCGAACTGAAACCGAGCGAGATCAAGCCGATCAAGCCGCAAACCGAGATGCCGCAAGTCGGCGTGCGCCGGATTGTCGTGAAGGCGCCGGCCAAACTGCCGTATCTGACGATGGGCTACAAGGTGCCGTCGCTCAAGTCCGCGGAGCAGGAAGCGGAAGCCTATGCCCTGGAAGTGCTGGCCGGCGTCCTGGACGGCGGCAATAGCGCGCGGCTGTCTTCGCGTCTGGTGCGCGGCAAGCAGATCGCGGTCGGCGCCGGCGCGGGTTATAGTCTGACCTCGAAGCTGTCTTCCTTGTTCGAACTCGAAGGCACGCCGGCGGACGGCAAAAAAGTCGCGGACCTCGAGGCGGCATTCAAGAAGGAGATCGAGGATCTGCAAAAAAACCTGATCAGCAAGGAAGAACTGCAACGGATCAAGGCGCAGGTATTGGCGAATCAGGTCTATCAGCGCGATTCGAATTTCTACCAGGCGATGCAACTCGGCATGTTCGAAACGGTCGGTCTCGGCTGGCCAAGGGTCGATGAATACGTGAAGAAGATCAATCTGGTGACCGCAGAGCAGGTGCGCGATGTCGCGAAAAAATATCTGATCGAGGATCATCTGACCGTCGCCGTTCTCGATCCGCAACCGATTAACGAAAAAGCCGTCAACAAGGGAGACAAGTAA
- a CDS encoding TIGR03862 family flavoprotein codes for MTEYTAPQVAIIGGGPAGLMAAEALSLAGVQVDVYDAMPSVGRKLLLAGIGGLNITHGEAYDTFCARYGDRRPQLQAVLDRLPPSALRAWVHGLGIDTFVGSSGRVFPTQMKAAPLLRAWLHRLRSAGVRLHVRHRWLGWDADGALRLASPGGEISLKPQATVLALGGASWPQLGSDGAWLPWLKARGVEIAPLQSANCGFEVAWSAHLRDKFAGAQLKSVALTFTDAQGRTEQRQGEMVVSAHGVEGSLVYAFSQRLREQLNAHGSATFTLDLAPGRDAARVVAEVSHPRGSRSLSSHLQSRVGLTGVKVALLHEVLGKAQFADAATLAATIKALPITVRTPRPLAEAISTAGGVRFNSLDQNLMLTALPGVFVAGEMLDWEAPTGGYLLTACFATGLCAGQGARDWLNRRHPAWALGKG; via the coding sequence ATGACCGAGTATACCGCCCCGCAAGTTGCCATTATCGGCGGAGGTCCGGCCGGGCTGATGGCTGCCGAAGCGCTGAGTCTTGCGGGCGTGCAGGTCGATGTTTACGACGCCATGCCATCGGTCGGCCGCAAGTTATTGCTGGCCGGCATCGGCGGATTGAATATCACCCACGGCGAAGCCTACGACACCTTCTGCGCCCGCTATGGCGATCGCCGGCCGCAGCTGCAAGCCGTTCTCGACCGGCTGCCGCCGAGCGCCTTGCGCGCGTGGGTGCACGGGCTGGGTATCGACACCTTTGTCGGCAGCTCGGGCCGAGTCTTTCCCACGCAGATGAAAGCCGCGCCGTTGCTGCGGGCTTGGCTGCATCGCCTGCGCAGTGCCGGCGTGCGCCTGCATGTGCGCCACCGCTGGCTGGGCTGGGATGCCGACGGCGCGTTGCGGCTGGCCAGTCCGGGCGGCGAAATTTCGCTCAAGCCGCAGGCGACGGTGCTGGCGCTGGGCGGCGCCAGCTGGCCGCAACTGGGGTCGGACGGCGCCTGGTTGCCGTGGCTCAAGGCTCGGGGCGTAGAGATCGCGCCATTGCAAAGCGCTAATTGCGGCTTCGAGGTGGCGTGGAGTGCGCATCTGCGCGATAAATTTGCCGGCGCACAGCTCAAATCGGTGGCGCTGACGTTTACCGACGCGCAGGGCCGCACCGAGCAGCGCCAAGGTGAAATGGTGGTTAGCGCGCATGGCGTGGAGGGCAGCCTGGTTTACGCGTTTTCGCAGCGGCTGCGCGAGCAGTTGAATGCCCACGGCAGCGCCACCTTCACGCTTGATCTGGCGCCCGGACGCGACGCCGCGCGGGTGGTGGCCGAAGTCAGTCATCCCCGCGGATCGCGGTCGCTCTCTAGCCATTTGCAAAGCCGCGTCGGCCTTACCGGCGTTAAGGTGGCCTTGCTGCACGAGGTGCTCGGTAAGGCACAATTTGCCGATGCGGCCACGCTGGCGGCGACGATCAAGGCCTTGCCGATCACCGTGCGCACCCCCCGCCCCCTCGCCGAAGCGATCAGCACCGCCGGCGGCGTGCGCTTTAACAGCCTCGATCAAAACCTGATGCTTACCGCTCTGCCCGGCGTTTTTGTCGCAGGTGAAATGCTCGACTGGGAGGCTCCCACCGGCGGGTATCTGCTCACGGCCTGTTTCGCCACCGGCTTGTGCGCGGGGCAGGGCGCGCGTGACTGGCTAAATCGCCGCCATCCGGCTTGGGCGCTTGGCAAGGGATAA
- a CDS encoding glycoside hydrolase family 5 protein, translating into MTSLNERNEGKKLRGVNLGGWLVLEKWITPSLFEGLAATDETSYCTELGERADALLKQHWNAFITEDDFAWLAKAGINAVRIPVGHWLFGPGYPYHRAYGASTQPFVVGGLDILDRAFDWAETYGLQVVLDLHAAPGCQNGFDNGGIMNVCEWHTKPEYVEYSLDVLERLAERYHGRRVLHAIEVLNEPRWDIPTDFLKRYNQAGYARIRKHCRPEDVAVVFHDGFRTFREYTGFMNEPDFRNVVLDIHRYQCFDRNDIDMDIYGHIQKSAMHWKQEADEIIQELRQPIYVGEWSLGLNLKMVSLWAEGPFNYALEKMDRFQMDVGYRAYADAQLITFEKYLGWFFWNYKTETTPEWCFRDCVERGWLPARFD; encoded by the coding sequence ATGACCTCTTTGAACGAACGTAACGAAGGCAAAAAACTGCGCGGGGTGAACCTCGGCGGCTGGCTGGTGCTCGAAAAATGGATCACGCCGAGCCTGTTCGAAGGGCTCGCCGCGACCGACGAGACCTCCTATTGCACCGAACTCGGCGAACGCGCGGATGCCTTGCTGAAGCAGCATTGGAATGCCTTTATCACCGAAGACGATTTCGCCTGGCTGGCAAAAGCCGGTATCAATGCGGTCAGGATTCCGGTCGGGCATTGGTTGTTCGGGCCGGGCTATCCTTACCACCGCGCCTATGGCGCATCGACGCAGCCTTTTGTCGTCGGCGGCCTCGACATTCTCGACCGCGCTTTCGACTGGGCGGAAACCTATGGCTTGCAGGTCGTGCTCGATCTGCATGCGGCGCCCGGCTGCCAGAACGGTTTCGACAACGGCGGCATCATGAATGTCTGCGAATGGCACACGAAACCGGAATATGTCGAGTATTCGCTGGATGTGCTCGAAAGACTGGCCGAACGTTACCACGGGCGCCGCGTTTTACATGCGATCGAGGTGCTGAACGAGCCGCGCTGGGACATTCCGACCGACTTTCTGAAACGCTACAATCAGGCCGGCTACGCACGCATCCGCAAGCATTGCAGGCCCGAAGATGTCGCGGTGGTCTTTCATGACGGCTTCCGCACGTTCCGCGAATACACCGGGTTTATGAATGAACCCGATTTTCGCAATGTCGTCCTCGATATCCACCGCTATCAATGCTTCGACCGTAACGACATCGACATGGACATTTACGGCCACATCCAAAAGTCCGCGATGCATTGGAAACAGGAGGCCGACGAGATCATTCAGGAGCTGCGGCAGCCCATCTATGTCGGCGAATGGAGCCTCGGGCTCAATCTAAAGATGGTTTCGCTGTGGGCGGAAGGTCCTTTCAACTACGCCCTCGAAAAGATGGACCGCTTCCAGATGGATGTCGGTTACCGCGCCTACGCCGACGCGCAACTGATCACCTTCGAAAAATACCTCGGCTGGTTTTTCTGGAACTATAAAACCGAAACCACGCCGGAGTGGTGTTTTCGCGATTGCGTTGAAAGAGGCTGGCTGCCGGCCCGATTCGATTGA
- a CDS encoding YkgJ family cysteine cluster protein — protein sequence MQCRIGCGACCIAPSISSATPLHPFGKPAGVRCLHLDSENKCSIFLQPSRPLVCSGFQATEDACGSTTEEAMAILSEWEILTRTGNKG from the coding sequence ATGCAGTGTCGAATCGGCTGTGGCGCTTGTTGTATCGCGCCATCTATTTCTTCAGCCACGCCTTTACATCCTTTCGGTAAACCCGCTGGGGTGCGTTGCCTGCATTTGGATAGTGAAAATAAATGTTCAATTTTCTTGCAGCCTAGCCGGCCTCTTGTGTGTAGCGGCTTTCAGGCGACCGAAGATGCCTGCGGCAGCACTACGGAAGAGGCGATGGCTATTTTATCTGAATGGGAGATTTTGACGAGGACCGGTAACAAGGGCTGA
- the rsmD gene encoding 16S rRNA (guanine(966)-N(2))-methyltransferase RsmD: MANKVRIIGGEWRSRLLHFDDAPGLRPTPARVRETLFNWLQYDVAGCRCLDLYAGSGALGFEAASRGAKEVVQVESDAKACKNLRANAAVLGGGKNRIIESEVERFLAGRPEPFDLIFLDPPFAKNLALKTCLLLERHGWLAGHALIYVETEVGLELEGLPDNWQLLKHKTAGEVAYRLFARTSILD, from the coding sequence GTGGCAAATAAAGTCCGGATCATCGGCGGCGAATGGCGCAGCCGCCTCTTGCATTTCGACGATGCGCCGGGGCTTCGGCCGACGCCCGCGCGCGTCCGCGAAACCCTGTTTAATTGGCTGCAATACGATGTGGCCGGCTGCCGCTGCCTGGATTTATACGCGGGCAGCGGCGCGTTGGGTTTCGAGGCCGCCTCGCGCGGCGCGAAGGAAGTCGTGCAGGTCGAAAGCGATGCGAAGGCCTGTAAAAATCTGCGCGCAAATGCGGCCGTGTTGGGCGGCGGTAAAAACCGCATCATCGAGAGCGAGGTGGAACGGTTTTTAGCCGGGCGCCCGGAGCCCTTCGATCTGATATTCCTGGACCCGCCCTTCGCGAAAAATCTGGCGCTAAAAACCTGCCTGTTGCTGGAGCGGCACGGCTGGCTGGCCGGCCATGCGCTTATCTATGTCGAAACCGAAGTCGGCCTCGAATTGGAAGGGCTACCGGACAACTGGCAACTGTTGAAGCATAAAACGGCGGGCGAGGTGGCTTACCGCTTGTTCGCCAGAACATCAATATTAGACTAG
- a CDS encoding ABC transporter ATP-binding protein/permease encodes MLNAKGFFHQFVALAGPYWNSENKRFIRNRTLALTVLTVMQIGMAVVINAWSAALFDALEQHSMAGLIQQIGLLVIIFGAGIAITSTHMTVKRSLQIGWRSWLTERVSGLWMDDGRQYQVIFMPGEHDNPDGRIAEDVRIVTEEAVQLLHSLFYSLLLLISFTQILWRLSGTVVLGGMQIQGHLVWIALIYAVGASILGWWIGRPLVKATDARQTVEANFRFGLVKARENSMAIALVHGEANERQRFGSLFQTIKETYDRQTLAWRNIMMFTSGYSVLSMAFPILVSAPRYVLGSISLGTLMQSAQAFQHMASALSWPVDNMAAFANWRASADRVLGLVGALDNLEQEMTCPDPHRICLSKSEMSVLSIHDLCLNKRDGEMIAAGINIEIRPAERVWVNGNSSTGAKLFKAIVGLWPWGSGRIELPDDEPLFLMPPRPYLPSGTLWSAICYPQGIERFGTIEIKEVLNKVGLEELQEQLDETENWDTALTREQQQRLGAVRLLLNRPKWILLQEAFDSLDPKGEVAMLTLIRNELPEAAMLTITNQPTANAFHQRRIVLP; translated from the coding sequence ATGCTCAACGCCAAGGGATTTTTTCATCAGTTCGTCGCGCTGGCCGGACCTTATTGGAATTCCGAAAATAAACGCTTCATCCGCAATCGCACATTGGCCTTGACCGTGCTGACCGTGATGCAGATCGGCATGGCGGTCGTGATCAATGCCTGGAGCGCCGCGCTTTTCGATGCGCTCGAACAACATTCGATGGCGGGATTGATCCAGCAGATCGGTTTGCTGGTGATTATCTTCGGAGCCGGCATCGCCATTACCTCGACGCATATGACGGTCAAGCGGAGTCTGCAGATCGGCTGGCGCAGCTGGCTGACCGAGCGGGTCAGCGGGCTGTGGATGGACGATGGCCGGCAATACCAGGTCATCTTCATGCCGGGCGAGCACGACAATCCGGACGGGCGTATCGCCGAGGATGTCCGCATCGTGACCGAAGAGGCGGTCCAATTGCTGCATTCGTTGTTTTACAGCCTGTTGCTGCTGATCAGTTTTACCCAAATTCTTTGGCGGCTCTCCGGTACGGTGGTTTTAGGCGGCATGCAGATTCAGGGCCATCTGGTCTGGATCGCGTTGATTTATGCGGTCGGCGCGTCGATATTGGGTTGGTGGATAGGGCGCCCCCTGGTCAAGGCGACCGATGCGCGGCAAACGGTCGAAGCCAATTTCCGCTTCGGTCTGGTCAAGGCGCGCGAAAACTCGATGGCGATTGCGCTGGTCCATGGCGAAGCGAATGAAAGACAGCGCTTCGGCTCACTGTTTCAAACGATCAAAGAGACTTACGACCGGCAAACCTTGGCCTGGCGTAACATCATGATGTTTACCTCCGGCTACTCGGTCCTGTCGATGGCCTTTCCTATTCTCGTCTCGGCGCCGCGCTATGTGCTGGGCTCGATTTCTCTCGGCACGCTGATGCAATCCGCGCAGGCATTCCAGCATATGGCGTCGGCATTGTCCTGGCCGGTCGATAACATGGCGGCGTTCGCCAATTGGCGCGCTTCGGCCGACCGCGTGCTGGGTCTGGTCGGCGCATTGGATAACCTCGAACAGGAAATGACCTGCCCCGATCCGCACCGGATTTGCCTGAGCAAATCGGAGATGTCGGTGCTGAGCATTCATGATCTGTGTTTGAACAAGCGGGATGGCGAGATGATCGCTGCCGGCATCAATATCGAAATCCGGCCGGCCGAACGGGTATGGGTCAACGGCAACTCCTCGACCGGCGCCAAACTCTTCAAGGCGATCGTGGGCCTCTGGCCTTGGGGCAGCGGGCGTATCGAACTGCCCGACGACGAGCCCTTGTTTTTGATGCCGCCGCGGCCTTATTTGCCGAGCGGAACGCTCTGGAGTGCGATCTGTTATCCTCAGGGCATCGAACGGTTCGGCACGATCGAGATCAAGGAAGTTCTGAACAAAGTCGGTCTAGAGGAATTGCAAGAGCAACTCGACGAGACCGAAAATTGGGATACCGCGCTGACCCGCGAGCAGCAGCAACGACTCGGTGCCGTGCGTTTGCTGTTGAATCGCCCGAAATGGATCTTGCTGCAAGAAGCGTTCGATTCGCTCGATCCTAAAGGCGAGGTGGCTATGTTGACTTTGATCCGCAATGAACTTCCCGAAGCCGCGATGTTGACCATCACCAATCAGCCGACCGCCAACGCGTTTCATCAGCGCCGGATTGTCCTTCCATAA